One segment of Podospora pseudopauciseta strain CBS 411.78 chromosome 5 map unlocalized CBS411.78m_5.2, whole genome shotgun sequence DNA contains the following:
- a CDS encoding uncharacterized protein (COG:A; EggNog:ENOG503PDPV), which produces MNRQLGYDRILHKLFVIQNGEEKDLEYRSDWEQLLIQIACSEEDDRYVEMEFRPDLEDLPNDLWRIGGSDKPPVTDKPSFSLKPSNTTEEEYNRAVLSAVPPPSKGSLEEPDQPNFSDWDDFPEMALELDFITESEYWDMKFRQRHAKYPTGLTKPGFLSKREYTHEVISPWYFLPDRFFENTPPSSPRSVTTSIVSATETFYIATTESPIISSPRASPEKHDEKAEPNVDSYQITTTEDPDYGANYRDVIDDSLGAYNDGDTEREWNSCLEFFGVHAEEYRRQLAIKASSATHSTRVPVKKLPGMTVGLFDYQIMGVYNLLNFVLNDVRGGFLADEQGLGKTQEMFGVLLLAHNLRRCKADVTEFWSPSAKGKAVKKGPANKHNAKNSKGARSCPYDQKWGFKCYCYNELTRNLADRLPDGPNVIIAPARNCGPMVKDAKTKLDGKVIRVRGYGTDIHMTDKDSKLTSAELASLRSGNATAQSYFVIVVSPESIHKLVAEFAKSKTTFTSGTVMLDEFHQYAASTGEVNRVTVWLKHLRTSSINNKRLIPLVYFVSGTPFENSPSDLRSALEVLERPQIWSKPDHPLSSATVAHLDECIKLFDSYTTSTTQRSPFPQTKINEYYHRLDKLLTHLMVRRLATDTFQSTKLTSLGKLKVNIIDHTLPSCHIPPLQSLASTTIPPTANLKLPTTGPDLLLKLRLCGTFPSIASTTTNFTFSPEEVSTFLTTASGNPSKTPYFPHLLSFTLLSPKLATISSIITQMVNDKTKIPGESSSCKKLVLFSPLEAESLLLFLWLTNPKPEGVKPVYVHGNMTGLERQRVIDKFLEVGNAAPNVLVAPTGVCGTGFNLQRAGYLVLTGPTWTRREGRQVFGRVHRVGQRGVVRLWELRGGWNPGERVVLGLGGGLEVGNGFVEGVGKGEGEEDKKKGEEDDDEGKGKEVG; this is translated from the coding sequence ATGAACCGACAGCTTGGCTATGATCGCATCCTGCACAAGCTCTTTGTCATTCAGAatggcgaggagaaggatctGGAATATAGATCTGACTGGGAACAACTACTGATTCAGATTGCTTGCAGCGAAGAAGATGATCGGTATGTCGAGATGGAATTTCGACCTGATCTGGAAGATCTCCCCAATGATCTTTGGAGAATTGGAGGGAGTGATAAGCCACCCGTCACAGACAAGCCCTCTTTCTCCCTCAAGCCATCCAATACTACCGAGGAGGAATACAACAGAGCGGTCTTGTCAGCagtaccaccaccctccaagGGGTCACTTGAGGAACCTGACCAGCCGAATTTCTCAGACTGGGATGACTTTCCTGAGATGGCTCTTGAGCTCGACTTCATCACAGAGAGCGAGTACTGGGACATGAAGTTCCGTCAGCGCCACGCCAAATATCCTACCGGTCTTACTAAGCCGGGGTTTCTGTCTAAGAGAGAGTATACCCACGAGGTCATCAGTCCTTGGTATTTTCTTCCCGACAGGTTCTTTGAAAACACCCCCCCCAGCTCCCCGAGAAGCGTTACCACGAGCATTGTGTCTGCTACCGAAACATTCTATATCGCAACCACTGAATCACCGATTATCTCGAGCCCTCGTGCCTCTCCCGAGAAACATGACGAAAAGGCTGAGCCAAATGTGGACAGTTACCAGATCACTACCACCGAGGATCCGGATTACGGCGCAAACTACCGTGATGTCATTGATGACAGCCTCGGGGCCTATAATGATGGCGATACGGAACGCGAATGGAACTCTTGTCTTGAATTCTTCGGCGTCCATGCGGAGGAGTACAGGAGACAGCTCGCCATCAAGGCGTCCTCGGCCACTCACAGCACCCGTGTTCCCGTCAAAAAACTTCCCGGCATGACTGTTGGTTTGTTCGACTACCAGATCATGGGCGTCTACAATCTCCTCAATTTTGTTCTGAATGATGTCAGGGGTGGGTTTCTAGCGGATGAGCAAGGTTTGGGAAAGACACAAGAGATGTTTGGTGTCCTCCTTCTGGCTCACAACCTTCGGCGATGTAAGGCTGATGTTACTGAGTTTTGGAGTCCATCGGCCAAGGGGAAAGCTGTCAAGAAAGGACCGGCTAACAAACATAACGCCAAGAACTCAAAAGGTGCTCGATCCTGCCCTTATGATCAGAAATGGGGGTTCAAATGCTATTGCTACAACGAACTTACCAGAAACCTGGCTGATCGCCTTCCCGATGGACCCAATGTCATTATTGCGCCGGCAAGAAACTGCGGACCCATGGTCAAGGACGCAAAGACCAAACTGGACGGCAAGGTCATCAGAGTCCGTGGTTACGGCACTGACATTCACATGACTGACAAGGACTCCAAGTTGACCTCTGCCGAGCTCGCGTCTCTGCGGAGTGGTAATGCCACAGCTCAGAGCTACTTTGTCATTGTCGTCTCTCCGGAGTCAATCCACAAGCTGGTTGCCGAGTTCGCCAAGAGCAAGACCACCTTCACTTCCGGAACCGTCATGCTGGACGAGTTTCACCAATACGCTGCCTCCACTGGCGAGGTCAACCGCGTCACTGTCTGGCTTAAGCACCTTAGGACCTCCAGTATCAATAACAAGCGACTCATTCCTCTGGTTTATTTTGTGTCTGGCACACCTTTTGAGAACTCCCCCTCCGACCTCCGCTCTGCCCTTGAAGTCCTCGAACGACCTCAAATCTGGAGCAAACCCGACCACCCCTTATCATCCGCCACCGTCGCCCACCTCGACGAGTGCATCAAGCTCTTCGACTCCTACActacctccaccacccaaagatctccctttccccaaACCAAAATCAACGAATACTACCACCGCCTCGACAAGctcctcacccacctgaTGGTCCGCCGCCTAGCAACCGACACCTTCCAATCCACCAAACTAACCTCCCTCGGCAAACTCAAAGTCAACATCATCGACCACACCCTTCCCTCATGCCACATCCCCCCCCTGCAATCTctcgcctccaccaccatcccccccaccgcaaacctcaaactccccaccaccggcccAGATCTCCTACTCAAACTCCGGTTATGCGGAACCTTCCCTTCCATCGCCAGCACCACAACAAATTTCACCTTTTCCCCCGAGGAGGTatccaccttcctcaccaccgcctccggcaacccctccaaaacaccctacttccctcacctcctctccttcaccctcctctccccaaaactcgccaccatctcctccatcatcactcaGATGGTCAACGACAAGACAAAAATTCCAGGGGAGTCCTCCTCCTGCAAAAAGCTGGTTTTATTCTCCCCCCTCGAGGCGGAATCGCTTCTGCTGTTTCTGTGGCTTACTAACCCTAAGCCGGAAGGGGTGAAGCCGGTTTATGTTCATGGGAATATGACTGGTCTGGAGAGGCAGAGGGTGATTGACAAGtttttggaggtggggaaCGCGGCGCCGAATGTGCTGGTTGCGCCGACGGGGGTTTGTGGGACGGGGTTTAATCTACAGAGGGCGGGGTATTTGGTTTTGACGGGACCGAcgtggacgaggagggaggggaggcaggTTTTTGGGCGGGTGCATAGGGTTGGgcagaggggggtggtgaggttgtgggagttgaggggggggtggaatccgggggagagggtcgttttggggttgggaggtgggttggaggttgggaatgggtttgttgagggggtggggaaaggtgagggggaggaggacaagaaaaagggggaggaggacgatgatgaagggAAGGGTAAGGAGGTGGGGtga
- a CDS encoding uncharacterized protein (COG:S; EggNog:ENOG503P0EN), translated as MHIRFLAAVALTASTASALLRFSCSQLVVERLDPLVNPGMAPSPHLHQIVGGNAFNVTMDPATPPPSQATCTTCTFADDFSNYWTAILYFRARNGSFIRVPQKPNMGFEAANGGMTVYYTPFFTGRGGPGTVTAFRPGFRMLIGKQEYRTREEASRFRQLTYTCLQNILTRTGETLDMPKRPCPAGIMSNVRFPTCWDGKNLDTPDHMAHVAYPASGTFENNGPCPASHPVKIPQLFFEVIWDTSKFNAKDLWPEDGSQPFVWSQGDETGFGNHGDYIFGWKDNALQIAMDSNCDRCPQLKSQSLATGNQCIGPLHVREKIDGWLDAIPGLTPDLKYRN; from the exons ATGCACATACGTTTCCTTGCGGCCGTGGCGCTGACAGCGTCGACGGCAAGCGCCCTGCTACGCTTCTCATGCTCGCAGCTCGTGGTTGAGCGACTTGACCC CTTGGTCAATCCTGGAATGGCTCCATCTCCACATCTTCACCAAATCGTCGGAGGC AATGCATTCAACGTCACGATGGatccagcaacaccacctccctctcagGCGACATGCACCACTTGCACCTTCGCCGACGACTTTTCCAATTACTGGACAGCCATCCTCTACTTCCGTGCTCGAAATGGGTCGTTTATTCGGGTGCCGCAAAAGCCAAATATGGGGTTTGAAGCTGCCAATGGTGGCATGACGGTCTATTACACGCCCTTCTTCACTGGCCGTGGGGGGCCGGGCACCGTCACGGCTTTCAGACCTGGTTTCCGAATGCTGATCGGCAAACAAGAATACCGCACCCGCGAAGAAGCCTCGAGATTCCGACAACTTACATACACATGTCTGCAAAACATTCTGACCCGCACTGGAGAGACGCTCGATATGCCCAAGCGGCCTTGCCCGGCAGGAATCATGTCAAATGTCCGATTTCCAACTTGCTGGGATGGCAAGAATCTCGATACGCCCGACCACATGGCACATGTTGCCTACCCTGCATCTGGTACCTTCGAGAACAATGGCCCATGCCCGGCATCTCACCCCGTCAAGATTCCACAGCTCTTCTTTGAAGTTATTTGGGACACATCCAAGTTCAATGCAAAGGACCTATGGCCCGAAGATGGCAGCCAGCCATTTGTCTGGAGCCAGGGCGACGAGACTGGGTTCGGAAATCACGGTGATTATATTTTTGGCTGGAAAGACAATGCTTTGCAAATTGCCATGGACTCCAATTGCGATAGGTGCCCACAGCTCAAGTCTCAGAGCTTAGCCACGGGAAACCAATGCATAGGCCCTCTCCATGTGCGCGAGAAGATTGATGGCT GGTTGGATGCTATTCCTGGGCTGACGCCTGACCTCAAGTATCGGAACTAA
- a CDS encoding uncharacterized protein (BUSCO:EOG09261MOX; COG:O; EggNog:ENOG503NVAX), with protein sequence MADGAAPTGDNQAPSGPRGDGNRDRGRGRDRGRGGRGRGRGDHSRGRGRGSGGGRGGGAGHHRTGNTATTDPASQEPKKAPNFKKTEALDGQADDNAETCFICANPITHFSVAPCNHTTCHICSLRLRALYKSKDCPHCRTSSPYVIFTDDGTKRFEDYTAKDITSTDDNIGIKYAGEEIVGDTILLLRFNCPDSECDFAGLGWQDLHQHVRNVHHMKMCDLCTRNKKVFTHEHELFADKQLTEHMRHGDDKPGAADQTGFRGHPLCGFCGARFYDSDKLYEHCRNKHERCFLCDRRDSRQPHYFLDYDALEQHFKKDHFLCNDRECLEKKFVVFESEMDLKAHQLSEHGGSVGSGRDARRVDMSNFDLRQRYEQERGAPRGGRNQERRRAPDPANEPIPASSAQPLRRDEIAFQRQMAIQSGAANRAPPPGPAPGPSRPPPPAIAAARAAAAATAAPIDAMENLSITDWSSLTQEQRASLARHNAVVERASNLLGNNENKIATFRQYISNYNRGSMNPTQLIDAFASLFADTSSDTALGTLVREVAELFEDKKKGEALRAAWQNRRARTQDREEEYPSLPGLGGMHGATTSTTGWATAAAPTRVTLHNNGAAANSNRVLKLKNSTRRGSVGNASVMSFASASSGGGGRGVAASSAAAFPALPSASRPAPAEPSWTAGGSSAPPAPKTTTASHVGTGAVKRGPPPQTNSSDAFPALPAAPKPKTTIFGYGRGVVRRDFGVSRDTGFSWGGGGGGGGGAASGSGNAGGAGEEVQQQQDGGQGGQGGKGKKGKKQVLAHWG encoded by the exons ATGGCTGACGGAGCTGCTCCTACTGGCGATAACCAGGCACCCAGCGGACCTAGAGGCGACGGCAACAGAgacagaggcagaggcagagacAGAGGTCGTGGCGGTAGGGGCCGTGGGAGGGGAGACCACTCTCGTGGTAGAGGGCGTGGtagtggaggaggacgaggaggaggcgccggaCACCACCGTACTGGAAACACGGCCACCACAGATCCAGCTTCGCAGGAACCAAAGAAGGCCCCCAACTTCAAAAAGACCGAGGCTCTAGACGGCCAGGCCGACGACAATGCCGAAACTTGCTTCATTTGcgccaaccccatcacccatTTCTCTGTTGCTCCCTGCAACCACACCACATGTCACATCTGTTCTTTGCGGTTGAGAGCGCTCTACAAGAGCAAGGATTGTCCCCATTGCAGG ACATCATCGCCATATGTTATCTTCACCGATGACGGAACCAAGCGCTTCGAGGACTACACGGCCAAGGATATTACCAGCACAGATGACAACATTGGTATCAAATACGCCggggaggagattgtgggAGATACCATTCTTTTGCTGAGGTTCAATTGCCCGGATTCCGAGTGCGACTTTGCTGGTCTGGGCTGGCAGGACCTGCATCAACACGTCCGCAATGTGCACCACATGAAGATGTGCGACTTGTGCACACGGAACAAGAAGGTCTTTACACATGAGCACGAACTGTTTGCGGACAAGCAGCTCACCGAGCATATGCGCCACGGCGACGACAAGCCCGGCGCGGCCGACCAGACCGGCTTCAGGGGACATCCGCTGTGCGGCTTCTGCGGAGCTAGGTTCTACGATAGCGACAAGCTGTATGAGCATTGCCGCAACAAGCACGAGCGGTGTTTCTTGTGTGATAGGAGAGATTCAAGGCAGCCGCATTATTTCCTCGACTACGACGCACTTGAGCAGCATTTCAAGAAGGATCACTTTCTTTGCAACGATCGGGAATGTCTGGAGAAGAAGTTTGTTGTGTTCGAGTCTGAAATGGATCTCAAGGCCCATCAGCTTTCTGAGCATGGTGGGTCTGTAGGAAGCGGTAGAGATGCGAGGAGGGTAGACATGTCCAACTTTGACTTGCGCCAGAGATATGAGCAGGAGAGAGGGGCTCCTAGGGGCGGAAGAAATCAAGAGCGTCGGCGTGCGCCCGACCCTGCCAACGAGCCGATACCTGCCAGCTCCGCCCAGCCTCTGCGAAGAGATGAGATTGCCTTTCAGCGTCAGATGGCGATACAATCCGGCGCTGCTAACCGGGCACCGCCACCTGGCCCTGCTCCCGGCCCGTctcgaccaccacctccagccaTCGCAGCCGCTCGTGCggctgccgctgccaccGCCGCACCCATCGACGCCATGGAAAACCTCTCCATAACCGACTGGTCATCTCTCACCCAGGAACAACGTGCCAGCTTGGCCCGTCACAACGCTGTCGTCGAGCGCGCGTCTAATCTCCTTGGCAACAACGAGAACAAGATTGCCACTTTTAGACAATACATCTCCAACTACAACCGCGGAAGCATGAACCCAACCCAGCTCATTGACGCCTTTGCTTCGTTGTTTGCCGACACCTCCTCCGACACGGCGTTGGGGACCCTGGTGAGGGAAGTAGCAGAGTTGTTtgaagacaagaagaagggagaggcTCTCCGCGCGGCGTGGCAGAACAGGAGGGCGAGAACGCAGgacagggaggaggagtatcCTTCCCTTCCGGGATTGGGGGGCATGCACGGCGCTACTACCTCGACGACGGGGTGGGCGACGGCTGCGGCGCCGACGAGAGTCACGCTTCACAACAATGGCGCTGCTGCTAACTCGAACCGGGTGTTGAAACTGAAGAATAGCACTAGGAGAGGGAGTGTGGGTAACGCGTCGGTGATGTCTTTTGCTTCGGCGTCGAGCGGTGGGGGGGGTAGGGGTGTTGCTGCTTCTTCGGCAGCTGCGTTTCCTGCTCTTCCTTCTGCGTCGAGACCTGCGCCGGCAGAGCCAAGTTGGACCGCTGGGGGGAGCAGCGCACCTCCGGCACCGAAGACCACGACTGCTAGTCACGTTGGGACGGGAgcggtgaagagggggcCGCCACCGCAGACGAACAGTAGTGATGCTTTTCCTGCTTTGCCTGCTGCTCCGAAGCCAAAGACGACTATTTTTGGgtatgggaggggggtggtgaggagggatttTGGGGTGAGTAGGGATACTGGATTTagctggggtggtggtggtggtggtggtggtggtgcggcaAGTGGAAGTGGAAACGCGGGAGGGGCAGGTGAGgaggtgcagcag
- a CDS encoding uncharacterized protein (EggNog:ENOG503PADF), with amino-acid sequence MSHFTATITTTDLTSYSHEPTTTHGSTKVARGEAETPGFKVKQTVDYGHQINFTIWFLTALSAAFLALRVYSKSLRHRGLWWDDHVLIASWIALALSCAFVSVSVTYGFGRSLSLFNFKNLNIYLLYCNLAGTFSILAACWSKTSFAITILRISNGWMKWLVWFIIVTVNLSLGVAIALTWGQCTPIAKIWQPNLEGSCWSKHYQVRYNIFTAIYSGAMDIVLALLPWKIIWKLTMNKKEKFGVLVAMSMGVFAGVTSIIKITQLPSISDASFTESTTQLAILAAAEGAITIVAASIPILRALLKHNGPPPGPAEFYHDIYTGSSNAQGTGRSSTVISSQGHRRNESSWSRASRVSSNKETNVGGSSGRPGSRSGSVIRLSRLSRFSRFSAGMFNPNGYPSGSRGSSIRGSMSRSRSRIRSRNQSTNSFGSDEAGDEFEPPPGKIIQTEEVSVEYEVNDRIGMPSVPFPNRPMPDDLPDLPMPAAVQMTTAQVQEQTLHHYHQRMDSVPSDRQWMGAAGRIV; translated from the exons ATGTCGCACTTTACTGCCACCATAACGACGACCGACTTGACGTCATATTCCCATGAGCCCACGACAACGCATGGCTCGACCAAGGTAGCACGGGGTGAGGCGGAAACGCCAGGGTTCAAGGTCAAGCAGACGGTGGATTATGGGCACCAGATCAACTTTACCATTTGGTTTTTGACTGCCTTGTCGGCGGCCTTTCTGGCACTGAGGGTGTACTCCAAGTCTTTGAGGCATcgagggttgtggtgggaTGATCATGTTCTTATTGCTTCGTGG ATAGCACTTGCCTTGTCTTGTGCCTTCGTCTCCGTCTCTGTCACCTACGGTTTTGGTCGGTCACTCTCGCTCTTCAACTTCAAGAACCTCAACATCTATCTGTTATACTGCAACTTGGCCGgcaccttctccatcttggccgCTTGTTGGAGCAAGACCTCGTTTGCCATCACCATCTTGCGCATATCAAACGGATGGATGAAGTGGCTGGTCTGGTTCATCATCGTGACGGTTAACCTCTCGCTCGGGGTGGCGATTGCGCTCACGTGGGGGCAGTGCACGCCAATTGCAAAGATCTGGCAGCCAAATCTGGAGGGAAGTTGCTGGTCCAAGCATTACCAGGTTAGGTATAACATCTTTACAGCCA TCTACTCTGGCGCAATGGATATTGTTCTCGCCTTGCTCCCCTGGAAGATCATCTGGAAGCTCACCAtgaacaagaaggagaagtttGGCGTCCTCGTCGCCATGAGCATGGGTGTTTTTGCCGGCgtcacctccatcatcaagatAACACAGCTTCCCTCCATCTCCGACGCGTCGTTTACCGAGTCCACGACCCAGCTCGCCATTCTGGCCGCAGCCGAGGGCGCAATCACCATCGTTGCCGcttcgattcctatactcCGCGCTCTGCTCAAGCACAACGGGCCCCCGCCCGGCCCGGCAGAGTTTTATCACGATATTTACACTGGTTCTTCCAACGCGCAGGGCACAGGTCGCAGCTCGACGGTCATCAGTTCCCAGGGACATCGTCGCAATGAATCCAGTTGGAGCCGGGCGAGTCGAGTCAGCAGTAACAAAGAAACCAATGTCGGAGGTTCTTCTGGGCGGCCGGGGAGCAGGTCAGGGTCCGTCATCAGGTTGTCACGACTGTCGAGGTTTAGTAGGTTCAGTGCTGGGATGTTTAACCCGAATGGGTACCCCAGTGGGAGTAGGGGGTCGTCGATACGGGGCTCCATGTCGAGGAGCAGGAGTAGGATACGATCGAGGAACCAGAGCACGAATTCTTTTGGGAGTGACGAGGCAGGGGATGAATTTGAGCCGCCGCCTGGGAAGATCATCCAGACGGAAGAGGTCAGCGTGGAGTATGAAGTGAATGACAGGATAGGGATGCCGAGTGTGCCGTTTCCAAATAGGCCGATGCCGGATGATCTGCCGGATCTGCCTATGCCAGCGGCAGTGCAGATGACTACGGCACAGGTGCAAGAGCAGACGTTGCATCATTATCATCAAAGGATGGACTCTGTGCCGAGTGATAGGCAGTGGATGGGGGCAGCGGGGAGAATTGTGTAG
- a CDS encoding uncharacterized protein (EggNog:ENOG503P11C; COG:S), translated as MQSSVIIVKTQETFDRITTLPESPNLLTSFFAHLTGLGVNFESWEVALRDAKLHGFPASLPSTSESDSGVDWVVAREWEALEAEGVRRPRTIDGTDKVADVDAILCAILPWRVTNAEILARPTEEVIIECRNDNEKHLDKLLACLGF; from the exons ATGCAGTCGTCAGTAATTATTGTGAAGACACAGGAAACCTTTGACAGA ATTACGACTTTGCCTGAATCTCCTAACCTGCTTACGAGTTTCTTCGCTCATTTGACGGGCTTGGGAGTCAATTTCGAG AGTTGGGAGGTAGCATTGAGGGATGCCAAGCTTCATGGGTTTCCTGCCTCCCTGCCATCTACTAGCGAATCAGACTCGGGAGTTGATTGGGTTGTTGCACGGGAATGGGAGGCATTGGAGGCTGAAGGAGTCAGGCGACCGAGGACTATTGATGGAACTGATAAGGTGGCTGATGTTGATGCGATCCTGTGTGCGATTTTGCCGTGGCGTGTTACCAACGCGGAAATTTTGGCCCGTCcgacggaggaggtgatTATTGAATGCAGGAATGATAATGAGAAGCACCTGGATAAGTTGTTGGCCTGCCTGGGTTTTTGA
- a CDS encoding uncharacterized protein (COG:C; EggNog:ENOG503NV7F) gives MTPPSSPPLSIIIIGAGFAGLTAAIECHRKGLTNLVLFEKSPSLAPLGDIISFGQNSSRIFANWGNLPDLLSPIIHKADQVHFHDSSGRFVTTQSFKEEHLAWGERINGHRGEIHSLVYSHALSLGIPIRLGVTVTKYFETPSHAGVVTSSGEAHTADLVIAAEGVRSKARTLILGEEDHPLPSGYAVFRSWFPTPLSFFSSPLTSHLVSRGDTHNAWIGTDVHFLAASIKNGKEISWVCTHVDTSDISESWQFPGSKPAALSLLQNWDPVVKELVKATPEEKLFDYKLVFRDPLPTFVSPEGRTILVGDAAHPFLPTSIQGASQAMEDGVVLAVCLDRIKGDGTKVKEAVRVWEGLRYERVHRVQKTGVTTREQWHKADWDVIWKEPEVLHLKREGWILDFDSERDAEERYERVREGLVKEGRL, from the coding sequence AtgacacccccctcctcccccccgctctccatcatcatcatcggcgccGGTTTCGCCGGCCTCACCGCCGCAATCGAATGCCACCGCAAAggcctcaccaacctcgtcctcttcgaaaaatccccctccctcgcccccctAGGCGACATAATCTCCTTTGGCCAAAACTCTTCCCGCATTTTCGCCAACTGGGGCAACCTCCccgacctcctctcccccatcatccacaaAGCCGACCAAGTCCACTTCCACGACTCCTCCGGCCGTTTTGTGACAACCCAATCCTTCAAAGAAGAACACCTCGCCTGGGGTGAGAGAATAAACGGCCACAGAGGGGAAATCCACTCTTTAGTCTACTCccacgccctctccctcgggATCCCCATCCGGTTGGGGGTGACAGTGACAAAATACTTTGAAACCCCGTCCCACGCAGGGGTTGTCACCTCCTCAGGGGAAGCTCACACCGCAGACCTCGTCATCGCAGCCGAAGGCGTCCGTTCCAAAGCCAGAACCCTCATCCTTGGGGAAGAagaccaccccctcccctcaggCTACGCCGTCTTCCGGTCTTGgttccccacccccctttcttttttttcttccccctTAACATCCCACCTCGTCTCAAGAGGCGACACCCACAACGCCTGGATCGGCACCGACGTCCATTTTTTAGCGGCGAGCATCAAGAACGGCAAAGAAATCTCCTGGGTGTGCACCCACGTCGACACATCCGACATATCCGAATCATGGCAATTCCCCGGTTCGAAACCAGCCGCGCTTTCGCTCCTCCAAAACTGGGATCCGGTCGTGAAGGAACTGGTCAAGGCTACTCCCGAGGAGAAACTGTTTGACTATAAGCTTGTCTTTCGCGATCCCTTGCCTACGTTTGTCTCACcggaggggaggacgatACTTGTCGGGGACGCGGCGCACCCTTTTTTGCCGACGTCGATTCAGGGGGCGAGTCAGGCtatggaggatggggtggtgctggcggtTTGTCTTGATAGGATCAAGGGGGATGGGAcaaaggtgaaggaggcggtgagggtgtggGAGGGTTTGAGGTATGAGCGGGTGCATCGGGTGCAAAAGACTGGGGTTACGACGAGGGAGCAGTGGCATAAGGCGGATTGGGATGTCATTTGGAAGGAGCCGGAGGTGTTGCATTTGAAGCGGGAGGGGTGGATACTGGATTTTGATTCGGAGAGGGATGCTGAGGAGAGGTatgagagggtgagggaggggttggtaaaggaggggaggttgtga
- a CDS encoding uncharacterized protein (COG:K; EggNog:ENOG503P17X), which yields MSAPLTDEETTEYSRIIDGILAAADLQTVTRKKIRQGLEAAIEKDLSDQKEAIKKLIEARFDAVSANNADATPPETNGYSPEDGGEDGGEDGGEDGEIQVSLQPAKKKVKRESSSEDADRRLAAELQAQENALSRARVTRGAGTTKPKAKPKAKAAKKKSAKRVRSDDDSEVEDGEEKPKRKAGGGFQKPFNLSEALADVCGEPQLSRPQVVKKLWDHIKANELQDPNDKRNINCDEKLRAVFRQDKINMFSMNKLLGSQLYPIEEA from the exons ATGTCAGCACCAT TGACGGATGAGGAGACCACAGAGTACAGCCGAATCATTGACggcatcctcgccgccgccgacctCCAGACAGTTACCAGGAAAAAGATTCGCCAAGGACTAGAGGCTGCGATTGAGAAGGATCTGAGCGATCAGAAA GAAGCAATCAAGAAGCTCATAGAAGCGCGTTTCGACGCCGTATCCGCCAACAATGCCGATGCAACGCCTCCCGAAACGAATGGTTATTCTCCAGAGGatggaggcgaggatggaggcgaggatggaggcgaggatggagagatCCAAGTCTCGCTGCAGCCAGCCAAGAAAAAGGTGAAGCGCGAGAGCTCCAGTGAGGATGCCGACCGTCGCCTCGCCGCCGAACTTCAGGCTCAAGAGAACGCACTTTCAAGAGCCCGTGTCACGCGCGGAGCTGGCACCACGAAACCAAAAGCAAAgcccaaggccaaggctgccaagaAAAAGAGCGCCAAACGCGTGAGGTCCGATGATGACAGCGAGGtcgaggacggcgaggaaAAGCCAAAGAGAAAAGCCGGAGGAGGCTTTCAAAAGCCATTTAATCTCAGCGAGGCTCTTGCGGATGTGTGTGGCGAGCCACAG TTGTCGCGCCCACAGGTGGTCAAGAAGCTCTGGGACCATATCAAAGCCAACGAGCTCCAGGACCCCAACGACAAACGCAACATTAACTGTGACGAAAAGCTGAGGGCTGTCTTCAGGCAGGACAAGATCAACATGTTCTCCATGAACAAGCTCTTGGGCAGCCAGCTCTACCCCATCGAGGAGGCCTAG